ATTATAATTTGCGGTGACAAGATCTTCACGGGGCATCAAGATGGAAAAGTCCGAATTTGGAAAGCTCATTCCAAGAATCCAGACGTCCACAGACGCTCTGGTACCTTACCTACATTTATCGACATTTTTAAGTGCTCCATCAAGCCCAAGAACTACGTAGAAGTGAAGCGTAACAAGACCTCTGTTTGGATCAAACACAGCGACGCCATTTCTTCTTTAAGCATGAACCAGGAGAAAGGCCTTCTCTACTCTGCTTCATGGGACAGAACATTTAAGGTCTGGAAAGTTGACAGCTCTAAGTGTCTTGAATCCGTAAAAGCCCATGAAGACGCTGTTAATTCTATTGTTGCTGCCAAAAATGACATGGTATTCACTGGCTCCGCAGATGGAAGTGTTAATGTATGGAGAAGGGAAGCACATAATAAGGGAACAAAACACATTCTCGTGCAAAAGCTTCTAAGTCAAGAATGCGCTATAACATCTTTAGTCATGGACGGATCACAATCAATACTGTATTGTGGATCCTCGGACGGGCTAGTTAACTTCTGGGAATGCGATAAACAATTGTCGCATGGAGGGGTCCTTAAGGGACATAAGCTAGCAATTTTATGTCTAGTGGCTTCTGGGAATCTATTGTTTAGCGGATCAGCAGATAAGACTATTTGTGTTTGGAAGAGGACCGAGGGATCAGCTCACTCGTGCCTCTCTGTGTTGACGGGTCACACTGGACCTGTTAAGTGCATGGCGGTGGAGAAGGATCCAAACTCAAGTGCTTCTGATGATCAACGGTGGCTTTTGTACAGTGGGAGCCTAGACAAGTCAGTCAAGGTGTGGAGTGTATCAGAACACTCTCCTGATTTCAATGAGATCGTAAACTTAACGACCTGAGCTCCAATTGGCATGTTTGACGAGAAATTTTTTGCAGTAGTTGAACTCTTGTCTGCTTGACGTAGATCAAGAGTTTGACTGTTGTGCTCGTATGTgtaattaattagcaaaaaaaaaaagtGAGATCTATCAATGAATTCAAAACTTTATTAATGGAATTTCATCCTTATTACATTACATGGAACAATTTTATCATGGAAAAATACACATAATTACGACGGTGAAAGTGCTGCACAAGGATGAACACAGTTGCATATGTATGACTGGCCACCTGATTTAGCAGTGCACATTCCACGTCCGTTATATTGTGCAAGACACTGTTGTCTGCATTTTGCAAGCTGACAATTATTAGGATCCAACGTAGTTATGCATGTTCCCTGGGCATCAATGTTAAGCATTGTACCTGCATATATACAACAATGATTCAATACACGGGTTATTTGTTGAGCTCTTGTTCTCTTTGGAGAGGTCAAGAGTTCGACTCCAAAACAAAGAGGTTATATATTAAATCGCAAATACTGTGCACTTCTTTATAACAGATTAacattttaaagtaagaagaaattcagaaaattacCTGAGAACAAGAGAAGAGCAACAACTAGATAAAAAGACAAATTTTTATCCATGGGAGAAAAAAATAGAAAGTTAGGAAGATATTGTGAAATATTGTAATGTACGAGGAAATGATGCTTGAGGCTTTGAAAAATGACTTGCATTGTAATACATATTTATATGTAAAAAAGGTGTGATCAACTAATAGTAACATATTTACCATCACTAGCTCTAAAGCGTTTCTTAAGCTAAAAAAATTATTACAATTAAAAGCTATAAAGTGCAAATTAAATGGAAGAAAAACTTACAGGAGATATTTATATTTGGTTCGATTATGTTATTCTTTCTCATTTCCTTTTTAATTTTCACATTTCATTTTTTTAATGGTCAAATTGATCATTTTTTGACAAAAATTATACATTACTCTTATATTAATTAAAAACTgataattatatattaaagtagacTAAATGTATTTTTCAATGACAAAGTAAGACAATAACGTTAGGATTCCTTCTTTTCCAATTTATTAATGACGCACTTTAAGAAAAATGTCAATAAACATATGTTATTGGCTGTTGTGAAAGATACAAAAAATCGATTTCTACGCGGGTGTAGTAAAAAATCTCTGTTTTTCACAACGGTTCTGAACCGATGTGAAAAATAACATTATATATCGTTTCCAGATAAATAACCGATGTATTAAATATACTAAGAAATCGGTTAATAATCGATGTGAAAAACAAGAAACGATATCAATTATGTCCATACAACAACGCTTTCATAAATTGAAACGATGTATTAGACATTATAAGACTTCAGTCATTACTGATGTCTGTGGTTACATATTTACCTATTATATATAATAggtacatacatacatatatatatatatatagggtccCTATCCACAACCATAGTTGGATAGAGACTCTATCCAACCAACAAATCAGAACCATTGAAGTAAAAAGCGAATGGTTAGGATCCGCTATTGCCGCTATGTTTCATGGCGAGGGCGCAATGAAACATTGTGGGAGTGACCCACATACTCCATTCCCCTTTTTACCCTTTTCCTATGTTAATTCATTTATCAATGCTTTTTTAActacataaatattaatttaataagatattattcttaatatttctgattaaaaatataatatttaaaaaatattataaaatattttataataatattaaatattatatttaatattcaatattttaaaagtattgaaacattaaaatgaaattaatatatttaaatatttaataatatatattaaaataataaaggaaaatatttttgatatttaaatattttaattattcaatatttttaataataaatgaaaatatttgaatatttgaaaatattaataatGTTAAACATTAATAATGTCAAATAAACACAAATATTATATctccgcaatgtttcattgcgtccccgcaatgtttcattgcggtaGTCGTTTTACCTTACACACAGACACAGAAACTCAGGCACAGATACTCGCATATACACGCAGAAACTCAAAAACAGACACTGAAACACGACCATCAGCGACATTGAAGCGATTTGAGACAATTTCAATCACAACCACTCCACTGATCTTCTTGTTCATCAGGTATACAAACGATTTATAGCTATGTACACACTTATACACACGATTACACCAACACACACACGATTATACAATGAGTTTGAGTTTGAGTGCGATTTATTCGATTACTATTCGATTTTTTTATGTGAATGTGATATTTGTTCGAAATTATGTTAATTATGTGATAATTAGGGTTCGAATTAGGGGtaaattagttaataattaggttAAATTAGGTTTCAAATTAGGGGTAATTTAGATGGGTTTTGTGTGTATTTTGTAGTTTTTTTGATTTTAAGCTAATTTTTTATTAATGCCAATGAAGTGTTTGATGAAAGTCCTCTGGGAATTAGTTTGTTTTTTTACATTAGTAAGTAGCTGAAGAGTATCATTCTTAAGCTTGAGATTTTTTACATCAGTTGTCTAAACTGTTAAGGTGTGAAGTACAATATTTTAAGATCATTGCTTGAATTCAAGTACAATTTATCTAACAGTAAACTTTGTTTTTTGTTGCATTCTGGATAGAGTTTTTATGTCCACAAATTGTGATAATGCAACTCTACAAGATGGCATTCCACTCATTAGAATGTCATTTATTTATAAGAACATAGTAAGAATTCTTAAACTTGTCATTACCTATATCTTCTGCAGTTGTTGAGACACCAGATTGATACAAAAATATTGTGAATATCTTATTCTAGTATTCTTTGCCATTCCTCAttaatttctttcttcatgtatATCTTAAACTTCGTGAAATATCATTATGGTAACtatatcattctttaattccctaccagtagttttaaatagattaataattaaataatgacttgttaggttcatttcccgtgaaatatcattctttaattccctaccagtagttttaaatagattaataattaaataatgacttgttaggttcatttcccgtgaaatatcattctttaattccctaccggtagttttaaatagattaataattaGATAACgacttgttaggttcatttcccgtgaaatatcattctttaattccctaccagtagttttaaatagattaataattaaataatgacttgttaggttcatttcccgtgaaatatcattctttaattccctaccagtagttttaaatagattaataattaaataatgacttgttaggttcatttcccgtgaaatatcattctttaattccctaccagtagttttaaatatattaataattaaataatgacttgttaggttcatttcccgtgaaatatcattctttaattccctaccagtagttttaaacagattaataattaaataatgacttgttaggttcatttcccgtgaaatatcattctttaattccctaccagtagttttaaatagattaataattaaataatgacttgttagattcatttcccgtgaaatatcattctttaattccctaccagtagttttaaatagattaataattaaataatgacttgttaggttcatttcccgtgaaatatcattctttaattccctaccagtagttttaaatagattaataattaaataatgacttgttaggttcatttcccgtTATTTGCAGGAAAAGTTGATCCCATATATGCTCAATTATTTGCATCCATCTCGCTTTCCATTGAAATATACCCGGGTTCATGGTCTTGATGCTCGACCCAAGCAAGATGGTGGCAATGATTGTGGTGTGTATGTATCCAAGTACATGGACGCTATGCTCAACGGGATCTCCTTGCCATCAGCTGTGTGGAACCCTAAAGTTGATGTACAGACTTTTCGCTATCGGATGGCGCACGAGTTATCAAAAGGGGTTGCTAGACACATTTCTGAGTGGGACATTCGACAAAGAGAGGCGGGACACTAGTTTGTTATTTGATTAGTGACTTGTAGTTACTTTAGTTAGTTGTACATATTTTGCCCGGTTGTATTTTATTTAGATTCGTTGTATTTATTTTGGTTGGTTAGATGTATTTATTTTAGTTGATTTGTTTGTAGTTGGCATATCAAGGCCATTTTTTTaagtttggtttgatttggttTGGTTTTTTTATAGTTCGCATGTCAAGGccattcatttttaagtttagtttggtttggtttgttttttttatagttggcatgtcaaggccattcatttttaagtttagtttggtttggtttgtttgtagttggcatgtcaaggccattcatttttaagtttagttTGGTTTGGTTTGAAATTTTACAGGTTTTTGgttgacttaaaaataaatagGTCATGCCGGTTTTTTTATTTTACAGGTAAAGTTTAACTTAAAAACAAAGAGGTCATGCCGAATTTGTTATTATGTACTTTGaaatattaatgaattttaattaaatattttcaatgttgttaatgttagtacttgttgccattattaataatcccaaaaaaagaagtgactccaaaaaaaaaatttgaaaaaaaagttatttttgaagattttttttttccaaaatagggcagaaagttttctgtaaaacagaaaaagttttatataaaaaataaatcatttgCAAGTGCAGTGACCAATATGCAAAATTCGGCAAAGCCCAGTTTAGgcccgcaatgtttcattgcagatgccgcaatgtttcattgcggatgcagcattgtttcattgcggggGTAATCTGGATTTTGCATAAATTTGCAGATTGGTCATTGCACTTGcaaatgatttattttttatataatactttttctgttttacagaaaactttctgcccaattttggaaaaaaaaatcttcaaaaataactttttttcaaatttttttttggagtcacttctttttttgggattattaataatggcaacaagtactaacattaacaacattgaaaatatttaattaaaattcattaatatttCAAAGTACATGATAAGAAATTACAATcaattttttcctttttttcctaATAATCTCGAGGGACAATTTCTTCTATCATGGCCTTCTTCCCTCGCCCCACAAAAACTGCACTTTCGAAATTGTTTATTTGAACTTGACGTCTCGATACCACTTTTGAATCTACCCGCTTTTGGACGTCCTTTTGTTTGTGACCTTGGGGGATCTAATAACGGATCAtcttcttcatcactttcatagtcctcatttatttttttctctctcttttctcccGGAAAAGACTTAATCACATACTCCTTTTCTCTCTTGATCACGCTCATCAAGTAATTGTACCGCGGAACGGAGCAACTACCAACAACGGACAAACCTTGGAAAGCTttacacaatccactatatcttGCCGTTTGAGATTCTACAACATTACCAAGCATCCGAGGCGTACACGGTAGAGGTCCCGCAACTTTGTTTCCGTTTATTGTCCACCTCATTGTTACAAGATCTGGTGGTATCATCGTCTTTTGTTTCTTGTTAAGGTAACGGATCATGTGTCTACAAATCATCCCGGAATGTTCAAATTTTTTACATGTACAAGAATAACTCCCGTCGATGGAAACCTTCAAGAAAAAATTCCTTCTATTAATCTCCGGCAAGGTGGACTTTTCTACCAAATACATCTTTGAAAGATAATCTCCACAACCTTTCATGCTTTTCACAACAAAAGATTGACTTTTTTGAAGCTCTTTTTGAAATCGCTTAAACATCTCTTTTGTGTATATCTTGGAGGCATGTATCTCCATTGACGAGTTAGAGAATAGTCTCCTTTCCTTGTACTCGGTGTCAAAATCGGCTTGAACCTCCCGTAAATATTGTGAGTCCAAAGCTTTTTGTGaattctcaatgaattctttcaAACCGGTCGACGCTTTCACATACTCATCAAAAAATGAATTCATAGACTCGCTCCTTGAGGTGGTAGTCATACCGGCGGCAAAATGTTGTTTCGTGAAAGCAAAAACCCATTGCCGTCTAATTGCATACATATCATTTAGCCAATTGTGattttcaagatcatatttctctTTCAAGTCCTCCCACCTACCTTCAAATTCCGTTGGTGACAATGACTTGTAGATACATGCATTAAAATCCGTCTTGAACTCCGAGTATTGAGTATACAAAGTAGATAGTTTCTCGGGAAACTTGCTACTAATATGCCACGTACAATATGTATGGTTGGTGTTAGGCATAACCTCAGAAATGACATTACTTAAAGCGATGTCTTGATCCGTAATAATGGTAATAGGTGGCTTGTTATCGACCGCTTCCAACCAAGTCTTCAAAACCCATCTATAAGTAGTCTCTTTCTCGTCCCTTATAAGTGCAAATCCAAACAAAATATTTTGGTAGTGGTGATTCACTCCCGTAATTGGAATAAAAGGCATGTCATACCTATTAGTCCGATATGTCGAGTcgaaagtcaccacatctccaaAATTCTTGTACGCGTTAAGCGAACGAGGATCAACCCACACCAAACCCCTAACCCGATTCTCCTCATCCACATCCACTCGGTAGAAAAAATTTCCATCACTTTGTTTTTGCAAGTCTCGTAACAAAACAAACCACACTCCGCATCACCGGAATCAAAAACCCGTCTTCGAATGTCACGTATTACATTTCGTACGTCTTGAGCGGAAAAACCAATTTTTTCAATACCACCACACGTCTCACTAAGTAAATTCATCACTTTGGGGGTCTCGATACCTGATTTGTTGAATAACTCAATCAAAGATCGGGTAAACGGATCTATGTTGCGTGATCTTTGCATGAAATTTACCTTATCCGATGTAAGCATAGCATGATTGTGCTCTAGGTTGACCTTGGTTACTTCCCATTTGTATGAGCTTACTTTGTGAGCAACACACATACGAGCACGACAACAAGTTCGAGGAATAACATCTCGAGGTCGTTTCCCTTTAGCCCTATCTTCAACTTCCAAGGGTTTTGGGCCCAATCTTCCACCCTTTCGACATATATACAAACGTGACGATATACCACCATTTCTTGAATGCTTATGACTACTTCGAATAATTATCTCGAACCCTATACTTCGACCATAACCTCGATAAAAACTTTCCGCTTCATCCAACGAATCAAACATCATACCAACACAAGGAACTACATCATTCATATTTCCAATAAAATTTTCATCATTAATTTTATCATCATCATCGCCATTAAAAGAATCATTACTATCATCGGAATCACCGTGAACATCGTGATTCTTCCAACCGAAACCAACATCATCATCACTATGCGTTTTTCGCTTCCCCGGATCATTAATTTTATCTTCAATACTATCAACATCTATTACTTCATCATC
The sequence above is drawn from the Apium graveolens cultivar Ventura chromosome 2, ASM990537v1, whole genome shotgun sequence genome and encodes:
- the LOC141684829 gene encoding protein FAR1-RELATED SEQUENCE 5-like, which produces MLPPTQKKRVYRKIFNDDEVIDVDSIEDKINDPGKRKTHSDDDVGFGWKNHDVHGDSDDSNDSFNGDDDDKINDENFIGNMNDVVPCVGMMFDSLDEAESFYRGYGRSIGFEIIIRSSHKHSRNGGISSRLYICRKGGRLGPKPLEVEDRAKGKRPRDVIPRTCCRARMCVAHKVSSYKWEVTKVNLEHNHAMLTSDKVNFMQRSRNIDPFTRSLIELFNKSGIETPKVMNLLSETCGGIEKIGFSAQDVRNVIRDIRRRVFDSGDAECVDVDEENRVRGLVWVDPRSLNAYKNFGDVVTFDSTYRTNRYDMPFIPITGVNHHYQNILFGFALIRDEKETTYRWVLKTWLEAVDNKPPITIITDQDIALSNVISEVMPNTNHTYCTWHISSKFPEKLSTLYTQYSEFKTDFNACIYKSLSPTEFEGRWEDLKEKYDLENHNWLNDMYAIRRQWVFAFTKQHFAAGMTTTSRSESMNSFFDEYVKASTGLKEFIENSQKALDSQYLREVQADFDTEYKERRLFSNSSMEIHASKIYTKEMFKRFQKELQKSQSFVVKSMKGCGDYLSKMYLVEKSTLPEINRRNFFLKVSIDGSYSCTCKKFEHSGMICRHMIRYLNKKQKTMIPPDLVTMRWTINGNKVAGPLPCTPRMLGNVVESQTARYSGLCKAFQGTMLNIDAQGTCITTLDPNNCQLAKCRQQCLAQYNGRGMCTAKSGGQSYICNCVHPCAALSPS
- the LOC141705790 gene encoding protein JINGUBANG-like; this encodes MIEEEGRPTSASLGDMTSMHSKSGDILDVDHNLSINTSMRDDLSIDLSQRKSSISTYDTTRLSGEGSPMMMSPWCQNPNCTRSPWTEFEIEHPDLPVKKLPQNALIGSIVREEGHIYSLAATRDLLYTGSESKNIRVWKNLKEFSAFKSNSGLVKAIIICGDKIFTGHQDGKVRIWKAHSKNPDVHRRSGTLPTFIDIFKCSIKPKNYVEVKRNKTSVWIKHSDAISSLSMNQEKGLLYSASWDRTFKVWKVDSSKCLESVKAHEDAVNSIVAAKNDMVFTGSADGSVNVWRREAHNKGTKHILVQKLLSQECAITSLVMDGSQSILYCGSSDGLVNFWECDKQLSHGGVLKGHKLAILCLVASGNLLFSGSADKTICVWKRTEGSAHSCLSVLTGHTGPVKCMAVEKDPNSSASDDQRWLLYSGSLDKSVKVWSVSEHSPDFNEIVNLTT